From the genome of Thermodesulfovibrionales bacterium:
TTCTTTATCTTCTCATTGAGGGTCGAGCGGGAAATGCCGAGCAACCCTGCTGCCTTCGATCTGTTCTGAGATACCGCCGCAAGGACTTTCTTGATATGCAGTCGCTCAACATCCTCAAGTTGAAAGAGAACGGCCTCGTCTTCGGTACCGGCCGCAGGCAGGAGCAGGTGCTGCGCTCCGATCATCTGCCCCTGACAGAGAATGATCGCCCTTTCGAGCACGTTTCGCAACTCCCGGATGTTGCCGGGCCATCGGTAAGCGCAGAGGGCTTCCAGTGCGTCTTTATCGAGGGAGTTGATCTTCTTGTTCATGTTTTCCGCATAGTCCGCGAGAAAAAATTCCGCGAGCATGGGGATATCTTCAGCCCTGTCCCTGAGAGGAGGGACCTTTACCGGCACCACATTTAACCGGTAATAGAGGTCTTCCCTGAAGGAGCCGTTCTTTACGCATTCAGCGAGATCCTTGTTCGTGGCGGCAATAAACCGTATATCTGTCTTCATCTCCCTCGTGCCCCCGACCCGGCGGAAGGCTCTCGCTTCGATGACCCGGAGAAGCTTTGCCTGGAGAGAAAGGGGCATCTCCCCTATTTCATCGAGGAAGACCGTGCCCCCGTCAGCTATCTCAAAGAGCCCCTTCTTTGTCGTCTTTGCATCGGTGAACGCACCCGCCTCGTATCCGAAGAGCTCGCTCTCGAAGATATTCTCGGGGATGGAAGCGCAGTTTATGTCAACAAAAGGTTTATCGGCCCTCTTGCTGAGCAGATGGATATTCCTCGCCACAAGTTCCTTGCCCGTTCCGGTCTCTCCCTCAATGAGGACTATCGTTGACTCATTTTCGGCCATGAGATTGATGATGT
Proteins encoded in this window:
- a CDS encoding sigma-54 dependent transcriptional regulator, with the protein product MASLLLIDDEEGITLALKTLFEKKGYDFMNSYTGKGGLETALKELPDIVLLDLHLPDLYGMTILKELKAVHPDLVVIVMTGFGEIQEAVEAVKIGAEHYFQKPVDLDELSIIVERNLQIKHLRREASLSKKSPYPIVGRSRQLQGLIHIINLMAENESTIVLIEGETGTGKELVARNIHLLSKRADKPFVDINCASIPENIFESELFGYEAGAFTDAKTTKKGLFEIADGGTVFLDEIGEMPLSLQAKLLRVIEARAFRRVGGTREMKTDIRFIAATNKDLAECVKNGSFREDLYYRLNVVPVKVPPLRDRAEDIPMLAEFFLADYAENMNKKINSLDKDALEALCAYRWPGNIRELRNVLERAIILCQGQMIGAQHLLLPAAGTEDEAVLFQLEDVERLHIKKVLAAVSQNRSKAAGLLGISRSTLNEKIKKFGIAAD